ttgtttttttgttttagccGACTAAGTTGtgtgggttttgctcattgaagaaagctgtacagtgacctaaagTTATTAATTTTGTCACTGGTGGAAAGTTATCTTATTGACAATCAGTTTGTcatcttattattatttttaccaTAGATTTCTTTGTATTATGATAGTAAGGGTTCCATCCAATACTGAGGACCATTTTCAATACTTCACCATTATCAACATTGGCCCAGCCGTAGTACACACCACCGGGAAGATCTTTGGGTAAGTTTTCTACTACTTTTTCTGGGAAATTAGCTGAAATGTAGAACAGTACTTTAGTCAGTCTAGAATTACATATAACAGAAGCAAAGACAGaagaatttgtttataaattaatgatttatttaatgGTGTTGTCTGGATGATGTCTTGTTAACATGTTATCTTTTCTTTGGCCAAAACGGATGCAATAAcggtattttatttttgtcagttAGTTTTAGTCTTTATGAGTTTTTGGAAATTGTGAAAGAAAGTTCAATTTGTGTATACATAATGAGGACAAAAGACGGTtgacctataaacatgataaatatatgttaatttctatgtcatatagaATAGTCTCATCAGCAATTTTAACCCTTATTTTTGTAGTTGGCGATATAGAATGcgataaaacaaaaagtatgacCAAGGTTCTAAATCTAGTCAAGAAAGGAGACTGGGCTTGTTCTCTCAATTTACAAGatgaatatttacatacatgaaCCAATCTTTCCAAAACATCAATAATACCTAAGGTTTAAGATAGACGAAACAGTGTATCAGTTCAAAGTACTATATAAGAACTATTTTAAGATGGCgtgtacatatttttattgactgaaACTAATACACCTTATCCAtgttatcgctatttgtccgccattactggacatcacactgttatagtcctataacatatgaccATTGGGGgcattatttactatttctgtTTACTGTTCTGATAaaatttttttactattaatgtGCCACCcgcatttaaaaaataaaaaaatgaaaatatcagtataaaaacgtGAAAAATTTAATGAGAATGCAAAGTCATATGTTATAGCAAGGACGTATAACTAATATATATGTCCTTGGTTGTAGGACTACACACTGTCAAAGGTTCTCGTAAAAATCCAAAATATCTAACGTCACAAGGAAAAAGTCAGTGGGGCGATTTGTCATGGAATCGCTGAGAATAGCTATTAAGTGTATAGCTGCACACCATGATTCGAAGCAAAAAATGAAGATATTCTCAAAagatattatgaatattttgtgaCATGCATATATTACACAAGCCAGTATTACACTAgtccaaggatttgtatagttagctagtccaaataattataacgTCTGGccaggctatttttttttttttctgggacgccttcctacttcggcgtcccagaaaaataaataaaatagccttCCAAAAcgacataattatttggactcgTATTACACCAGACACAGATATAATTTTATGAAGAACCTGGTCACTGACACTCctgttttttatcattttttccaATAAGTTAGATATAAGTGTGTGTAAAATTAACTGTATTCAATACCAGTGGGTATTCCTAGTTCTTTGCTGCCCCGTCCAAATCCTTTCACAACTTTTCCTTCTGCAAAATGTGGTAGAATTTGCTCCATTTTTATATAACCTTAAAATGTAAGAATCGTCATATGTTCTCGTTAATGAACTTCCGGTAAGTTTTTCGTATTTTGAAACTTTCCCCGTCTGTTTTTTGCATTTCCTCTTGCGCGGGTGACGTCATTTGGTTGCGCAGAACAAGGGGCGTCAAAATCGCCATATTGGCTGCTACAGTTGTTGACAGAAATAGGGTCACCTGACAAATCTATTGGAATCACAAACATCAGAAGTTGAAAGTATTTAGTTATCAACAGGTCACAAAGTCAACTGGTTCAAGACTTTGAAAATCGACTTAATTGTCTGAATTTGAGGAAGGGGTCAGAAGAATCTTCATCTGAATTCCTGCTTCCGCCAACTTCCGGAAAGAAATGGGTAGTAAAGATGACGAGTACGATTACTTATTTAAAGGTACAGCCCTTCTATTTGTGTAATCAAGTTTTACATTCATTCTCATATTTACAGTTTACATCACCATGAACGACTTGAAGCTTTGTTCGCACCCCGATGTTATGTTgttgatgttttgttttgttgtcatTACTACAGGAAATGAAATgtcaaaaactatttttgaCAGCTTAAACATTTTCTCTGAAGATGTTTATTCGGTCATCACTTCAGAGAGGTCCCATTTCCTTTCATTGATTTGACATTTGTAGTAAAAGACAGTCGACTCGACCCAATGAAGGGCATGGGTTAGGGTAAGGCAAGAATCAAAAAATAAGTGTAGTTGCTTAATTCATAATTATTCATAAATTGTCCCTTAATTCTGGAGTATAAGCTATACTTAAACTGTCAATGATTCCTGTTTCTTTATTgtgtcattatttttcttttgcttAAAACTTATGACAGTTAACTGTGAAaacttgtttttcttatttctcTAATAAAGACACTTTAATATATGACAGATTAACATTTAGCTgttgtgaatataaaaaatcacGGGTAACACGAATTACCGAAATACACTTctattgtaattttattcaataatatatgtttaaaagtcatttaaatgtgttaatattgatatttgaa
The nucleotide sequence above comes from Mytilus trossulus isolate FHL-02 chromosome 5, PNRI_Mtr1.1.1.hap1, whole genome shotgun sequence. Encoded proteins:
- the LOC134719197 gene encoding riboflavin kinase-like — its product is MEQILPHFAEGKVVKGFGRGSKELGIPTANFPEKVVENLPKDLPGGVYYGWANVDNGEVLKMVLSIGWNPYYHNTKKSMETHVIHTFKEDFYGSTLKVIMLGYIRPMRDFSSLGELIDAINDDIQQAKDKLDLPENTSYKQNNFLFDEIKEDV